The following proteins are co-located in the Triticum aestivum cultivar Chinese Spring chromosome 1A, IWGSC CS RefSeq v2.1, whole genome shotgun sequence genome:
- the LOC123060041 gene encoding WEB family protein At2g38370 isoform X2, whose amino-acid sequence MKVEEQTVKVEMGLFVKESETFKVLKELESTKQVIDDLKLQIEKATSECGNAATDHADTMKIHPPPDIERKVDDHAEPLIQSINAIQSPLATLMKLNQAKAFLNMDTVKMFKCQIEEEKASLERTRERVQLNIEKASALEAELSKTAAQLQAAKDPKPALEPYDIWLQMKQLNAEKDKHRKMVEDSKLEIGELTSTIEHTRSKAKTLQFRIVMADKLKEASRRGEAFALAAMGKRSNVEDPESATSDVTLSVEEHSKLLREAEESEVASRNRIDAAMQELDQANQGKVELLERVDEAMAAVESSRKVLEEALKREESANKAKLAAEDALRRLRSDQIILNWRPTGNSNSRNNSVKFKTSATPATPRKVGTGIYDVNGLSLVATTPKSTKAMSIGQILSMKLDCEFETATGKTTGKTASSAKKKEVSLGQMLSQKYEMYSPMRIDHDGASRKQFQPRRRRLGFVVYALLLARQKHRKRQQARASSCTKVV is encoded by the coding sequence ATGAAAGTTGAGGAACAAACCGTGAAGGTCGAGATGGGGCTCTTTGTTAAGGAAAGCGAAACATTCAAGGTGCTGAAAGAGTTGGAGTCAACAAAGCAGGTTATTGATGACTTGAAGTTGCAGATAGAGAAGGCAACATCAGAGTGTGGAAATGCAGCAACAGATCATGCTGATACCATGAAGATACATCCACCTCCTGATATAGAACGGAAAGTGGACGACCATGCCGAGCCACTGATCCAGAGCATAAATGCCATACAGTCTCCACTAGCCACACTGATGAAGCTGAATCAGGCAAAAGCATTCCTGAACATGGACACTGTCAAGATGTTCAAGTGCCAGATAGAGGAGGAGAAAGCATCCCTCGAGAGAACCCGTGAGAGGGTGCAGTTGAATATAGAGAAAGCTTCAGCATTGGAAGCAGAGTTGAGCAAAACTGCCGCGCAGCTACAAGCAGCAAAAGACCCGAAACCTGCGCTGGAACCTTATGACATATGGCTGCAGATGAAGCAGTTGAATGCCGAAAAAGACAAGCACAGGAAGATGGTCGAGGACTCGAAGCTCGAGATTGGTGAATTGACTTCCACAATTGAGCACACAAGATCTAAGGCGAAGACTCTTCAGTTCAGGATCGTCATGGCCGATAAATTGAAGGAAGCCTCAAGGCGGGGAGAAGCTTTCGCCCTCGCGGCGATGGGAAAAAGAAGCAACGTGGAGGACCCGGAGAGCGCTACATCCGACGTCACACTTTCTGTTGAAGAACACTCCAAGCTCCTGCGCGAGGCGGAAGAATCAGAGGTTGCCTCTAGGAACAGAATAGACGCGGCAATGCAGGAGCTGGATCAGGCAAACCAGGGCAAGGTAGAACTTCTGGAAAGAGTGGACGAGGCAATGGCCGCCGTCGAGTCCAGCAGGAAGGTTCTGGAGGAGGCCCTGAAGAGGGAGGAGTCCGCAAACAAAGCTAAGCTCGCAGCCGAAGATGCTCTCCGGAGGCTGCGGTCCGACCAAATAATTCTGAACTGGCGACCGACCGGCAACAGTAACAGCAGAAATAATTCTGTGAAGTTCAAGACCTCGGCAACGCCAGCAACACCCCGAAAGGTGGGCACGGGGATCTACGACGTGAACGGCCTGAGCCTGGTGGCCACCACGCCGAAGAGCACCAAGGCCATGTCCATCGGGCAGATCCTGAGCATGAAGCTCGACTGTGAGTTTGAGACTGCCACTGGGAAGACTACTGGTAAGACGGCGAGTTCAGCGAAGAAGAAGGAGGTGTCTCTGGGGCAGATGCTCAGCCAGAAGTACGAGATGTACTCGCCGATGAGGATAGATCATGATGGCGCGTCCCGCAAGCAGTTCCAGCCCAGGCGGCGCAGGCTGGGGTTCGTGGTGTACGCGCTGCTCCTGGCCAGGCAGAAGCACAGGAAGAGGCAGCAAGCCCGGGCATCCTCCTGCACCAAGGTCGTGTAG
- the LOC123060062 gene encoding CBL-interacting protein kinase 28 isoform X1, whose translation MEERSVLTQRYEIGRQLGQGTFAKVYYARNLANGQSVAIKILDKDKILKVGLVDQIKREISIMRIVRHPNVLQLFEVMATRSKIYFVLEYAKGGELFNKLAKGKLSEEGARTYFHQLISAIDYCHSRGVYHRDLKPENLLVDEYGTLRVSDFGLSALTKSKWRDGLLHTACGTPAYVAPEVLSRKGYNGAKADVWSCGVILFVLVAGYLPFHERNLMELYRKIAKAEYRCPRYFSTDLKELLSGILDPDPNTRMSIARIKRSPWYRKPVERTPLRKDKTYASEAAASGLPCRKSSDGPASMNAFNIISLTPGFDLSGLFDERYSQREARFASNEPPAAVFVKLEELAQRMKLKVTKKDNGAMKLAAPREGKKGTLEFEAEIYELASSFLLVELKKTNGDTMEYQKLLKEDIRPSLKDIVWSWHGDVQQQAQLPQDPQWPPPQQAQQPQDRQWPPPLPPQRLEHLAANAPPPQ comes from the coding sequence ATGGAAGAGAGGAGTGTTTTGACCCAGCGTTATGAAATCGGGAGGCAATTAGGACAAGGCACCTTTGCAAAGGTATACTATGCTCGCAATCTAGCAAATGGTCAGTCTGTTGCCATAAAAATACTCGATAAGGACAAGATCTTGAAGGTTGGTCTGGTGGATCAGATAAAGAGGGAGATCTCGATAATGAGAATTGTAAGGCATCCGAATGTTCTGCAGCTTTTTGAGGTAATGGCTACCAGGAGCAAGATTTACTTCGTTCTGGAGTACGCTAAAGGCGGTGAGCTTTTCAACAAATTAGCCAAGGGGAAGCTTAGTGAGGAGGGGGCAAGGACATATTTTCACCAGTTGATCTCTGCTATAGATTATTGCCACAGTAGAGGTGTTTACCATCGTGACTTGAAGCCTGAAAATCTACTAGTGGATGAGTATGGGACCCTTAGGGTCTCTGATTTTGGTTTAAGTGCGCTAACCAAGTCAAAGTGGCGAGATGGTCTGCTCCACACCGCATGTGGAACTCCGGCTTATGTTGCTCCGGAAGTGCTCAGCAGGAAAGGCTACAATGGTGCAAAGGCAGATGTATGGTCTTGTGGAGTGATTCTGTTTGTTCTTGTTGCCGGTTATCTTCCTTTCCATGAAAGAAACCTTATGGAGTTGTATAGAAAGATTGCTAAGGCTGAGTACAGATGCCCTCGTTATTTTTCCACTGACCTGAAGGAGCTCCTTAGTGGGATCCTTGATCCAGATCCTAATACTAGAATGTCCATCGCAAGGATAAAGAGAAGTCCTTGGTATAGGAAGCCGGTTGAGAGAACACCACTGAGAAAAGACAAGACTTATGCGAGCGAAGCTGCTGCGTCTGGCCTTCCATGTCGCAAGAGTTCCGATGGACCGGCGAGCATGAATGCATTTAATATCATTTCCCTCACTCCTGGGTTCGATCTATCTGGTTTGTTCGATGAAAGATATAGCCAAAGGGAGGCACGATTTGCTTCCAATGAGCCGCCAGCAGCTGTATTTGTGAAGCTGGAGGAACTTGCCCAACGCATGAAGCTTAAAGTTACAAAGAAAGACAATGGAGCGATGAAATTGGCCGCGCCGAGGGAAGGAAAGAAGGGTACTCTTGAGTTTGAAGCAGAAATCTATGAGCTCGCGTCGTCTTTTCTCTTAGTCGAGTTGAAGAAGACCAATGGTGACACTATGGAGTACCAGAAACTGTTGAAAGAAGACATTAGGCCGTCACTCAAGGACATTGTTTGGTCATGGCATGGCGATGTTCAGCAGCAGGCACAGCTACCTCAGGATCCACAGTGGCCACCACCGCAGCAGGCACAGCAACCTCAGGATCGACAGTGGCCGCCGCCGCTCCCACCACAGCGGTTAGAACATTTAGCTGCAAATGCCCCACCGCCACAATAA
- the LOC123060062 gene encoding CBL-interacting protein kinase 28 isoform X2: MLFNVPILPFQISEFALVEFVRLVSVEERSVLTQRYEIGRQLGQGTFAKVYYARNLANGQSVAIKILDKDKILKVGLVDQIKREISIMRIVRHPNVLQLFEVMATRSKIYFVLEYAKGGELFNKLAKGKLSEEGARTYFHQLISAIDYCHSRGVYHRDLKPENLLVDEYGTLRVSDFGLSALTKSKWRDGLLHTACGTPAYVAPEVLSRKGYNGAKADVWSCGVILFVLVAGYLPFHERNLMELYRKIAKAEYRCPRYFSTDLKELLSGILDPDPNTRMSIARIKRSPWYRKPVERTPLRKDKTYASEAAASGLPCRKSSDGPASMNAFNIISLTPGFDLSGLFDERYSQREARFASNEPPAAVFVKLEELAQRMKLKVTKKDNGAMKLAAPREGKKGTLEFEAEIYELASSFLLVELKKTNGDTMEYQKLLKEDIRPSLKDIVWSWHGDVQQQAQLPQDPQWPPPQQAQQPQDRQWPPPLPPQRLEHLAANAPPPQ, from the exons ATGCTGTTTAATGTCCCAATTTTACCATTTCAGATCTCAGAATTTGCCCTG GTAGAATTTGTCAGGCTGGTGAGTG TGGAAGAGAGGAGTGTTTTGACCCAGCGTTATGAAATCGGGAGGCAATTAGGACAAGGCACCTTTGCAAAGGTATACTATGCTCGCAATCTAGCAAATGGTCAGTCTGTTGCCATAAAAATACTCGATAAGGACAAGATCTTGAAGGTTGGTCTGGTGGATCAGATAAAGAGGGAGATCTCGATAATGAGAATTGTAAGGCATCCGAATGTTCTGCAGCTTTTTGAGGTAATGGCTACCAGGAGCAAGATTTACTTCGTTCTGGAGTACGCTAAAGGCGGTGAGCTTTTCAACAAATTAGCCAAGGGGAAGCTTAGTGAGGAGGGGGCAAGGACATATTTTCACCAGTTGATCTCTGCTATAGATTATTGCCACAGTAGAGGTGTTTACCATCGTGACTTGAAGCCTGAAAATCTACTAGTGGATGAGTATGGGACCCTTAGGGTCTCTGATTTTGGTTTAAGTGCGCTAACCAAGTCAAAGTGGCGAGATGGTCTGCTCCACACCGCATGTGGAACTCCGGCTTATGTTGCTCCGGAAGTGCTCAGCAGGAAAGGCTACAATGGTGCAAAGGCAGATGTATGGTCTTGTGGAGTGATTCTGTTTGTTCTTGTTGCCGGTTATCTTCCTTTCCATGAAAGAAACCTTATGGAGTTGTATAGAAAGATTGCTAAGGCTGAGTACAGATGCCCTCGTTATTTTTCCACTGACCTGAAGGAGCTCCTTAGTGGGATCCTTGATCCAGATCCTAATACTAGAATGTCCATCGCAAGGATAAAGAGAAGTCCTTGGTATAGGAAGCCGGTTGAGAGAACACCACTGAGAAAAGACAAGACTTATGCGAGCGAAGCTGCTGCGTCTGGCCTTCCATGTCGCAAGAGTTCCGATGGACCGGCGAGCATGAATGCATTTAATATCATTTCCCTCACTCCTGGGTTCGATCTATCTGGTTTGTTCGATGAAAGATATAGCCAAAGGGAGGCACGATTTGCTTCCAATGAGCCGCCAGCAGCTGTATTTGTGAAGCTGGAGGAACTTGCCCAACGCATGAAGCTTAAAGTTACAAAGAAAGACAATGGAGCGATGAAATTGGCCGCGCCGAGGGAAGGAAAGAAGGGTACTCTTGAGTTTGAAGCAGAAATCTATGAGCTCGCGTCGTCTTTTCTCTTAGTCGAGTTGAAGAAGACCAATGGTGACACTATGGAGTACCAGAAACTGTTGAAAGAAGACATTAGGCCGTCACTCAAGGACATTGTTTGGTCATGGCATGGCGATGTTCAGCAGCAGGCACAGCTACCTCAGGATCCACAGTGGCCACCACCGCAGCAGGCACAGCAACCTCAGGATCGACAGTGGCCGCCGCCGCTCCCACCACAGCGGTTAGAACATTTAGCTGCAAATGCCCCACCGCCACAATAA
- the LOC123060041 gene encoding WEB family protein At2g38370 isoform X1 codes for MAEVAAHALAAMRGRGEVDTSSQFESVRQAVDRFGGGAVSPWRQPPSPPPPLQLRPEEVELMKVEEQTVKVEMGLFVKESETFKVLKELESTKQVIDDLKLQIEKATSECGNAATDHADTMKIHPPPDIERKVDDHAEPLIQSINAIQSPLATLMKLNQAKAFLNMDTVKMFKCQIEEEKASLERTRERVQLNIEKASALEAELSKTAAQLQAAKDPKPALEPYDIWLQMKQLNAEKDKHRKMVEDSKLEIGELTSTIEHTRSKAKTLQFRIVMADKLKEASRRGEAFALAAMGKRSNVEDPESATSDVTLSVEEHSKLLREAEESEVASRNRIDAAMQELDQANQGKVELLERVDEAMAAVESSRKVLEEALKREESANKAKLAAEDALRRLRSDQIILNWRPTGNSNSRNNSVKFKTSATPATPRKVGTGIYDVNGLSLVATTPKSTKAMSIGQILSMKLDCEFETATGKTTGKTASSAKKKEVSLGQMLSQKYEMYSPMRIDHDGASRKQFQPRRRRLGFVVYALLLARQKHRKRQQARASSCTKVV; via the exons ATGGCGGAAGTAGCGGCGCACGCGCTGGCGGCAATGCGGGGGCGCGGCGAGGTGGACACGTCGTCCCAGTTCGAGTCCGTGCGCCAGGCCGTCGACCgcttcggcggcggcgccgtctcccCGTGGcgccagccgccgtcgccgccgccgccgctccagctCCGGCCGGAG GAGGTAGAACTCATGAAAGTTGAGGAACAAACCGTGAAGGTCGAGATGGGGCTCTTTGTTAAGGAAAGCGAAACATTCAAGGTGCTGAAAGAGTTGGAGTCAACAAAGCAGGTTATTGATGACTTGAAGTTGCAGATAGAGAAGGCAACATCAGAGTGTGGAAATGCAGCAACAGATCATGCTGATACCATGAAGATACATCCACCTCCTGATATAGAACGGAAAGTGGACGACCATGCCGAGCCACTGATCCAGAGCATAAATGCCATACAGTCTCCACTAGCCACACTGATGAAGCTGAATCAGGCAAAAGCATTCCTGAACATGGACACTGTCAAGATGTTCAAGTGCCAGATAGAGGAGGAGAAAGCATCCCTCGAGAGAACCCGTGAGAGGGTGCAGTTGAATATAGAGAAAGCTTCAGCATTGGAAGCAGAGTTGAGCAAAACTGCCGCGCAGCTACAAGCAGCAAAAGACCCGAAACCTGCGCTGGAACCTTATGACATATGGCTGCAGATGAAGCAGTTGAATGCCGAAAAAGACAAGCACAGGAAGATGGTCGAGGACTCGAAGCTCGAGATTGGTGAATTGACTTCCACAATTGAGCACACAAGATCTAAGGCGAAGACTCTTCAGTTCAGGATCGTCATGGCCGATAAATTGAAGGAAGCCTCAAGGCGGGGAGAAGCTTTCGCCCTCGCGGCGATGGGAAAAAGAAGCAACGTGGAGGACCCGGAGAGCGCTACATCCGACGTCACACTTTCTGTTGAAGAACACTCCAAGCTCCTGCGCGAGGCGGAAGAATCAGAGGTTGCCTCTAGGAACAGAATAGACGCGGCAATGCAGGAGCTGGATCAGGCAAACCAGGGCAAGGTAGAACTTCTGGAAAGAGTGGACGAGGCAATGGCCGCCGTCGAGTCCAGCAGGAAGGTTCTGGAGGAGGCCCTGAAGAGGGAGGAGTCCGCAAACAAAGCTAAGCTCGCAGCCGAAGATGCTCTCCGGAGGCTGCGGTCCGACCAAATAATTCTGAACTGGCGACCGACCGGCAACAGTAACAGCAGAAATAATTCTGTGAAGTTCAAGACCTCGGCAACGCCAGCAACACCCCGAAAGGTGGGCACGGGGATCTACGACGTGAACGGCCTGAGCCTGGTGGCCACCACGCCGAAGAGCACCAAGGCCATGTCCATCGGGCAGATCCTGAGCATGAAGCTCGACTGTGAGTTTGAGACTGCCACTGGGAAGACTACTGGTAAGACGGCGAGTTCAGCGAAGAAGAAGGAGGTGTCTCTGGGGCAGATGCTCAGCCAGAAGTACGAGATGTACTCGCCGATGAGGATAGATCATGATGGCGCGTCCCGCAAGCAGTTCCAGCCCAGGCGGCGCAGGCTGGGGTTCGTGGTGTACGCGCTGCTCCTGGCCAGGCAGAAGCACAGGAAGAGGCAGCAAGCCCGGGCATCCTCCTGCACCAAGGTCGTGTAG
- the LOC123060052 gene encoding DNA replication licensing factor MCM3, which produces MDVNEEAMAANKRAFLDFLDQDVGKGVYMQAVRDMVQSKRHRLTIGMDDLRNHNLDLARRVIRSPGEFMQPASDAVTEVARNLDPKFLKEGERVLVGFTGPFGFHRVTPRDLMSSFIGTMVCVEGIVTKCSLVRPKVVKSVHYCPATAAFMSREYRDITSFVGLPTGSVYPTRDENGNLLVTEYGMCQYKDHQTLSMQEVPENAAPGQLPRTVDVIVEDDLVDCCKPGDRVSIVGLYKALPGKSKGSVSGVFRTVLIANNVSLLNKEANAPVYTREDLKRMKEISRRNDTFDLLGNSLAPSIYGHIWIKKAVVLLMLGGVEKNLKNGTHLRGDINMMMVGDPSVAKSQLLRAVMNIAPLAISTTGRGSSGVGLTAAVTSDQETGERRLEAGAMVLADRGVVCIDEFDKMNDQDRVAIHEVMEQQTVTIAKAGIHASLNARCSVIAAANPIYGSYDRSITPTKNIGLPDSLLSRFDLLFIVLDQMDAEIDRQISEHVARMHRYCADDGGARSFDKAGYAEEEDGDANAAIFVKYDRMLHGQDRRRGKKAKQDRLTIKFLKKYIHYAKNLIQPRLTDEASDHIATTYAELRDGSANAKAGGGTLPITARTLETIIRLSTAHAKMKLRHEVLKTDVEAALQVLNFAIFHKELTDMEDREQRETEKQQTEQDAGAGGDNVDGPGGASGGNADVHGSSDDPMDVDGGSGNASNDQDVSSQRMEAFEAILGQHVLANHVDQMSIDEVEQTVNRDAAVAYTRGQVEFILERMQDANRIMIRDGVVRII; this is translated from the exons atgGACGTCAACGAGGAGGCCATGGCGGCCAACAAGCGCGCCTTCCTCGACTTCCTCGACCAAGAC GTCGGGAAGGGAGTGTACATGCAGGCCGTGCGCGACATGGTGCAGAGCAAGCGCCACCGGCTCACCATCGGCATGGACGACCTCCGCAACCACAACCTCGACCTCGCCCGCAG GGTGATACGGAGCCCCGGGGAGTTCATGCAGCCGGCGTCGGACGCCGTGACGGAGGTGGCCAGGAACCTGGATCCCAAGTTCCTCAAGGAAGGGGAGCGCGTGCTCGTGGGCTTCACCGGCCCGTTCGGCTTCCACAGGGTCACGCCCAGGGACCTCATGTCCTCCTTCATCGGCACCATGGTCTGCGTCGAGGGCATCGTCACCAAAT GCTCACTGGTGAGGCCGAAGGTTGTTAAGAGTGTGCACTACTGCCCTGCCACTGCGGCTTTTATGTCTCGTGAATACAGGGACATTACATCTTTTGTAGGCTTACCTACTGGTTCAGTTTATCCAACAAGG GATGAAAATGGCAATTTGTTGGTCACCGAGTATGGGATGTGTCAATACAAGGATCACCAGACATTGTCCATGCAAGAGGTTCCTGAAAATGCTGCCCCTGGACAGCTCCCAAGAACTGTGGATGTTATTGTAGAAGATGATCTTGTAGATTGTTGCAAGCCAGGTGACCGTGTCTCAATTGTTGGTCTATACAAGGCTCTTCCAGGGAAAAGCAAGGGCAGTGTTAGTGGTGTCTTCAG GACTGTCCTTATTGCTAATAATGTTTCACTTCTGAACAAAGAGGCAAATGCGCCTGTCTATACTCGGGAAGATCTGAAGCgaatgaaagaaatatcaaggagaAATGATACATTTGACTTGCTGGGGAATTCACTTGCTCCATCAATTTATGGCCATATCTGGATAAAGAAGGCAGTTGTACTCTTAATGCTTGGTGGTGTTGAGAAGAATTTGAAAAATGGAACTCACTTGAGAGG AGATATTAACATGATGATGGTGGGAGATCCTTCTGTTGCCAAGTCCCAGCTTCTGAGAGCTGTTATGAACATAGCCCCATTGGCTATATCAACAACTGGAAGGGGTTCATCTGGTGTTGGTTTGACTGCTGCTGTCACTTCTGACCAAGAGACTG GGGAAAGAAGGCTTGAGGCTGGTGCCATGGTTCTTGCTGATCGTGGCGTTGTCTGCATTGATGAATTTGATAAGATGAATGATCAAGACCGAGTTGCTATACATGAAGTTATGGAACAGCAAACTGTGACCATTGCCAAGGCAGGAATACATGCATCGCTAAATGCAAGATGTAGTGTAATTGCTGCAGCAAATCCAATATATGGATCT TATGATCGTTCAATAACACCAACAAAGAACATTGGGCTTCCAGATTCACTGCTCTCTCGTTTTGATTTGCTTTTTATTGTTCTGGATCAAATGGATGCTGAGATCGATCGCCAGATTTCAGAACATGTTGCACGGATGCATAGATACTGTGCTGATGATGGAG GAGCAAGGTCTTTTGATAAAGCAGGatatgctgaagaagaagatggtgatgcCAATGCAGCCATATTTGTTAAATATGATAGAATGCTCCATGGGCAGGATAGAAGGCGGGGCAAGAAGGCCAAACAGGACAGGCTGACTATCAAATTCCTGAAGAAATATATACATTATGCGAAGAACCTTATTCAGCCTAGGCTCACTGATGAG GCATCTGACCACATTGCAACTACATATGCTGAGCTCAGAGATGGTAGTGCAAATGCAAAG GCTGGTGGAGGTACCCTTCCAATTACTGCGAGGACACTGGAAACAATAATTCGTCTATCTACTGCCCATGCAAAGATGAAACTGAGACATGAG GTTCTTAAAACTGATGTTGAGGCTGCACTGCAAGTTCTGAATTTTGCAATATTCCATAAGGAATTGACTGACATGGAAGACCGTGAGCAGAGGGAGACTGAAAAACAACAAACTGAACAAGATGCAGGTGCAGGTGGTGATAATGTAGATGGGCCCGGAGGTGCAAGCGGTGGCAATGCAGACGTGCATGGAAG CTCTGACGACCCAATGGATGTGGATGGAGGCTCAGGCAATGCATCAAATGATCAGGATGTTTCTTCACAGAG AATGGAAGCATTTGAGGCGATTCTTGGACAGCATGTGCTGGCAAACCATGTTGATCAAATGTCCATTGATGAAGTTGAGCAAACAGTCAACAGAGATGCAGCTGTTGCTTACACTAGGGGCCAAGTAGAGTTCATCCTGGAG AGGATGCAAGATGCAAACAGGATAATGATAAGGGATGGCGTTGTTCGCATCATCTAA